A single region of the Desulfocurvibacter africanus subsp. africanus DSM 2603 genome encodes:
- a CDS encoding molybdenum cofactor biosynthesis protein MoaE, whose translation MDISKTIAELKKDPSFVENVGMVLVHNGVVRAWSRKDRRGVSSIAIRVDRERLEQLRQEYERKPGIFRVVVEAHEGDLKPGDDVLFIVVAGDIREHVKPVLSDLLDRIKAEAVSKSEAIS comes from the coding sequence ATGGACATCAGCAAAACTATTGCCGAACTGAAGAAAGATCCTTCCTTTGTCGAGAACGTCGGCATGGTTCTCGTTCACAACGGCGTGGTCCGGGCTTGGTCCCGCAAGGATCGTCGGGGAGTATCCTCCATAGCTATCCGCGTGGACCGCGAGCGCCTGGAGCAGTTGCGTCAAGAATACGAACGCAAGCCCGGTATCTTCCGCGTCGTCGTCGAAGCCCACGAAGGCGATCTCAAGCCTGGCGACGATGTCCTGTTCATTGTCGTGGCCGGGGATATCCGCGAGCATGTCAAGCCTGTGCTCTCCGATCTCCTCGACCGCATCAAGGCTGAAGCCGTCAGCAAAAGCGAAGCCATTTCCTAG
- a CDS encoding YcaO-like family protein — protein sequence MTILKDCLKTYTADQDKAALPAETISRVRALLAAKGQGILAETRRIDSGRLGIPVFLSVCGPRARQIMPTRKQMGKGASPEQAEASALMELMERYSFFSFWENESNFEELTWSQAQARWPGQVLPLAEMLHSVGERLPDSAAQEVLDLVTWRFCKALHVPTGSERRVPLDWFKLLNEFNGSSAGNTFEETLFQGACEIVERHVSALVDRDRPELPTIDPESFGDEVLEQLMRCFTANGVKVWLKDFTLGMPVPTVAALAYDPSTFPGLSEIVYTAGTASTPAKAAIRALTEVAQLAGDFHTSSNYEASGLSKYKDLAEIDWLTRGPVIPASTLPDIGRANIRDEIMVLAGGLNGLGFPLYGVETTNPELGIPATYNFAPGFQFRERSRQAGLGLFVGRKLAECADPEEAVRGLQVLARIYPGAHFIPFFEGLAALNAGDASLAFHKFQVAEPVQPDDEDKALCAFYAGYALTLRQHWDEALPHLDRAVTRSPEVKEYFNLRGVARFKQAKYTDAAADFRAALALDSGSAMDLANLGLCHKNLGEKEPAKDYLREALRLDPSLDFAREHLAELEGNGQL from the coding sequence ATGACCATACTGAAGGATTGCCTCAAGACCTACACGGCGGACCAGGACAAGGCCGCCCTGCCGGCGGAAACCATCAGCAGGGTGCGCGCCCTGCTCGCGGCCAAGGGGCAGGGAATACTGGCCGAGACCCGGCGCATCGACTCGGGCCGACTGGGCATCCCCGTATTCCTGAGCGTGTGCGGCCCTCGCGCGCGCCAGATCATGCCCACGCGCAAGCAGATGGGCAAAGGAGCCTCGCCCGAGCAGGCCGAAGCTTCGGCGCTTATGGAGCTCATGGAGCGCTACAGCTTCTTCTCCTTCTGGGAGAATGAGTCCAATTTCGAGGAGCTGACCTGGAGCCAGGCCCAGGCTCGCTGGCCCGGACAGGTCCTGCCCCTGGCCGAGATGCTTCATAGCGTGGGCGAGCGCCTGCCCGACTCGGCCGCGCAAGAAGTGCTGGACCTCGTGACCTGGCGCTTCTGCAAAGCCCTGCACGTGCCCACGGGCAGCGAACGCAGGGTGCCCCTGGACTGGTTCAAGCTGCTCAACGAGTTCAACGGCTCCAGCGCGGGCAATACCTTCGAAGAGACCCTCTTCCAAGGCGCTTGCGAGATCGTGGAGCGCCACGTCTCCGCCCTGGTGGATCGCGATCGGCCCGAATTGCCGACCATCGATCCCGAATCCTTCGGCGATGAGGTGCTTGAACAGCTCATGCGCTGCTTCACGGCCAATGGGGTCAAAGTCTGGCTCAAGGATTTCACCCTGGGCATGCCCGTGCCCACGGTGGCCGCCCTGGCCTACGACCCTTCGACCTTCCCCGGCCTGAGCGAAATCGTCTATACCGCCGGCACGGCCTCTACTCCGGCCAAGGCCGCCATTCGCGCCCTGACGGAAGTGGCTCAACTGGCCGGCGACTTCCACACCAGCAGCAATTACGAGGCCTCGGGCTTGTCCAAGTACAAGGACCTGGCGGAAATAGACTGGCTAACGCGCGGTCCAGTGATCCCGGCTTCCACGCTGCCCGACATCGGCCGCGCCAACATCCGCGATGAAATCATGGTCCTGGCCGGAGGGCTGAACGGGCTGGGTTTCCCGCTCTACGGAGTGGAAACCACGAATCCCGAGTTAGGCATTCCGGCCACGTATAATTTCGCTCCCGGCTTTCAGTTCCGCGAGCGCAGCCGACAAGCCGGCCTGGGGTTGTTCGTGGGCCGCAAGCTGGCCGAATGCGCCGATCCCGAGGAAGCCGTGCGCGGATTGCAGGTCCTGGCGCGGATCTATCCCGGAGCCCATTTCATTCCTTTCTTCGAAGGCTTGGCCGCTCTCAATGCCGGTGACGCGTCGCTGGCCTTCCACAAGTTCCAAGTCGCCGAGCCCGTCCAACCCGACGACGAGGACAAGGCCCTGTGCGCCTTTTACGCAGGATATGCCCTGACTCTCCGCCAGCACTGGGATGAGGCTTTGCCGCATCTGGACCGGGCCGTCACCAGGTCCCCCGAGGTCAAAGAATATTTCAATCTGCGCGGAGTTGCCCGATTCAAACAGGCCAAGTATACTGATGCCGCGGCCGACTTTCGGGCCGCGCTCGCTCTCGATAGCGGGTCGGCCATGGATCTGGCCAACTTGGGCTTGTGCCATAAAAACCTGGGTGAAAAAGAGCCAGCAAAAGATTATTTGCGCGAGGCTCTACGACTTGATCCGAGCCTGGATTTCGCCAGGGAGCACTTGGCTGAGCTTGAAGGCAATGGACAACTCTAA
- a CDS encoding TusE/DsrC/DsvC family sulfur relay protein yields the protein MASVEFKGKSFEIDEDGFLQRFEDWSPEWVDYVKESEGIKELSDEHQKVIEFLQDYYKKNGIAPMVRILSKVTGYKLKHIYELFPSGPGKGACKMAGLPKPTGCV from the coding sequence ATGGCTAGCGTTGAATTCAAGGGTAAAAGCTTTGAGATCGACGAGGACGGCTTCCTGCAGCGTTTCGAGGACTGGAGCCCCGAGTGGGTCGATTACGTGAAGGAGAGCGAGGGCATCAAGGAACTGAGCGACGAGCACCAGAAGGTCATCGAGTTCCTCCAGGACTACTACAAGAAGAACGGCATTGCCCCCATGGTGCGCATCCTGTCCAAGGTGACCGGCTACAAGCTCAAGCACATCTATGAGCTGTTCCCGTCCGGACCCGGCAAGGGAGCCTGCAAGATGGCCGGCCTGCCCAAGCCCACCGGCTGCGTGTAG
- a CDS encoding HD family phosphohydrolase, producing MRTQSKKKANGSVSRTGAKTVLGSRSVSALRLRLSSDAGGLLALVGVLLALSIMAGLRFERPITIYVAGEIASQDITADEDLLLEEAEATQRKREQVSSAQPPVYDLSHEVVTDLKRRVTTILDQIAQTPTEDLERLRWQISESLNSEISSRSLFMWRTDEFRKALTETILPWLETYFDYGVVGEKRLLLPNRGGIIIRDLGNDQESLKADLQLIRDLGQFRADLEHYLRIDLKKPIRFRRAVEDIIHPMSMPSLTFNREATQSRKREVMEAVEPVYTQIKKGEIIVRQGERVTSDQQLKIQALYTRQKSFFMPMQASGIFIIGFLLLLGLYFSTMEVRTRDLAVRDAVFLGSVFLLFGLMAKVLAVIKTPLAQGIVFANMSPELFPYLLPAAGAMGVLALFFPVVICFFAGLLIAFLCGKLAGGGLELVIFYFISGMFNVFFIKRAQNRIELLSSVFPLMGALLLCWVGVLMLGSPSSAGIWSGTVLVFTCGLLSLLAVLALSPITEHVFGYTSRFKLMELMNLEQPLLQELMVNAPGTYHHSLVVSNMVEAGARAIGANPLLGKVAALYHDIGKLKTPHYFIENQFGCGNKHDKLAPSMSALVLISHAKKGVELAREHKLGPEIVDIIQQHHGTSLITYFYHKAQEQAESRGEEAVREEDYRYPGPKPQTKEAGLILLADVIEASSRTLVDPTPSRLKGHIQKLIRTIFTEGQLDESELTLKDLHLLTDAFLRILTGIFHNRIEYPGDKAESQSSQSGSKPVAPPMYPMHQ from the coding sequence ATGCGCACGCAATCGAAGAAAAAAGCTAACGGCTCGGTTTCCAGGACCGGCGCCAAAACGGTCCTGGGCTCCAGGTCCGTGTCCGCTTTGCGCCTCCGGCTCAGCAGTGATGCCGGCGGCCTGCTGGCTCTCGTGGGCGTTCTCCTGGCCCTGAGCATCATGGCCGGCCTGCGTTTTGAGCGGCCTATCACGATTTATGTCGCCGGCGAGATCGCCAGTCAGGACATTACCGCCGACGAGGACCTGCTCCTGGAGGAGGCCGAGGCTACCCAGCGCAAGCGCGAGCAGGTTTCCTCGGCCCAGCCGCCGGTATATGACCTCAGCCACGAGGTGGTGACCGACCTCAAACGGCGCGTTACCACCATTCTGGACCAGATAGCCCAGACTCCCACCGAGGATTTGGAGCGGCTGCGTTGGCAGATCTCCGAGAGCCTCAATTCCGAGATCAGCTCGCGCAGCTTGTTCATGTGGCGCACGGACGAGTTCCGGAAAGCGCTTACCGAAACCATCCTGCCCTGGCTCGAAACCTATTTCGACTACGGCGTTGTGGGCGAAAAGAGGCTGCTACTGCCCAACAGGGGCGGCATCATCATTCGCGACCTGGGCAACGACCAGGAGAGCCTCAAGGCCGACCTGCAGCTCATCCGCGACCTGGGCCAGTTCCGCGCGGATCTGGAGCATTATCTGCGTATAGATCTCAAGAAGCCCATCCGCTTCCGCCGGGCCGTGGAAGACATCATCCATCCCATGTCCATGCCGAGCCTGACCTTCAATCGCGAGGCCACCCAAAGCCGCAAGCGTGAAGTCATGGAAGCCGTGGAACCGGTCTACACGCAGATCAAGAAGGGCGAGATCATCGTGCGCCAGGGCGAGCGGGTCACGTCCGACCAGCAGCTAAAGATCCAGGCACTGTACACGCGGCAGAAGAGCTTCTTCATGCCCATGCAGGCCTCGGGCATCTTCATCATCGGCTTCCTTCTGCTGCTCGGCCTGTACTTCTCGACCATGGAGGTGCGCACCCGCGATCTGGCCGTGCGCGACGCCGTGTTCCTGGGCTCCGTCTTCCTGCTGTTCGGCCTGATGGCCAAGGTGCTGGCTGTAATCAAGACGCCCCTTGCCCAGGGCATCGTCTTCGCGAACATGAGCCCGGAGCTGTTCCCTTATCTGTTGCCCGCTGCTGGGGCCATGGGCGTGCTGGCCCTGTTCTTCCCCGTGGTAATCTGCTTTTTCGCCGGGCTGCTCATCGCTTTCCTGTGCGGCAAGTTGGCGGGTGGCGGCCTGGAATTGGTCATTTTCTATTTCATCTCGGGCATGTTCAACGTTTTCTTCATCAAGCGCGCCCAGAACCGCATCGAGTTGCTGTCCAGCGTCTTTCCTCTCATGGGAGCGCTGCTCTTGTGCTGGGTCGGTGTGCTCATGCTCGGCTCCCCAAGCTCGGCCGGAATCTGGAGCGGCACGGTGCTCGTGTTTACCTGCGGTCTGCTCTCGCTTCTGGCGGTGCTGGCCCTGTCGCCCATTACCGAGCATGTCTTCGGCTACACCTCACGCTTCAAGCTAATGGAGCTCATGAATCTGGAGCAGCCGCTGTTGCAGGAGCTCATGGTCAACGCGCCCGGCACCTATCACCACTCGCTGGTCGTTTCCAACATGGTCGAGGCTGGGGCCAGGGCCATCGGCGCCAACCCCTTGCTGGGCAAGGTAGCGGCCCTGTACCATGACATCGGCAAGCTCAAGACGCCGCACTACTTCATCGAGAACCAATTCGGCTGCGGCAACAAGCATGACAAGCTTGCGCCCTCCATGAGCGCCCTGGTGCTTATCTCGCACGCCAAGAAGGGCGTGGAGTTGGCAAGGGAGCACAAGCTCGGCCCTGAGATCGTGGACATCATCCAGCAGCACCACGGCACGTCACTGATCACCTACTTTTATCACAAGGCTCAGGAACAAGCCGAATCCAGAGGCGAGGAGGCCGTGCGCGAGGAGGATTACCGCTATCCGGGTCCCAAGCCCCAGACCAAGGAAGCCGGGCTCATCCTGCTGGCCGACGTCATCGAGGCTTCCAGCCGTACCTTGGTGGACCCCACACCGAGCCGTCTCAAGGGCCATATCCAGAAGTTGATCCGCACCATTTTCACCGAGGGACAGCTGGATGAGTCCGAATTGACGCTAAAGGACTTGCACCTGCTGACCGACGCCTTCCTGCGTATCCTTACCGGCATATTCCATAACCGCATCGAGTACCCGGGTGACAAGGCCGAGAGCCAGTCCAGCCAGAGCGGGAGCAAGCCCGTGGCGCCGCCCATGTACCCCATGCATCAGTAA
- a CDS encoding methyltransferase, translated as MNTTRHMRGKPSQESSLNITLDAPLDELLAAAKSRYEVAFEPVKIGGYTLEILQLTNMGSYVEALAAQLTPGDSLELPFWARIWRSSFLLSYFVQRLPAEGRSMLEIGAGVGLCGLFAAKHGFEVTLTDIHPDALLFTQINILKNGLQERARVASADFTQDRLGRRFDIVLGSEVLYKEDTYRPLCKFLLDHVADTSEAEIVLAKEFTRKATKFFNLAEREFNIKSQDIGYKSDTQAGDQEKHLCTIYRLSPKKITPPRIG; from the coding sequence GTGAACACGACCCGGCACATGCGCGGGAAGCCATCCCAGGAAAGTTCCCTGAACATTACACTGGACGCCCCGCTGGACGAACTACTGGCTGCGGCCAAGTCGCGCTATGAAGTGGCTTTCGAGCCAGTGAAAATCGGCGGGTACACGCTTGAAATTCTCCAGCTCACGAACATGGGCAGCTATGTGGAGGCGCTGGCCGCACAGTTGACTCCCGGAGACAGCCTGGAACTGCCCTTCTGGGCCAGGATATGGCGCAGCTCCTTTCTGCTCTCCTACTTCGTGCAGCGCCTGCCGGCCGAAGGCCGCAGCATGCTCGAGATCGGCGCGGGCGTGGGCTTGTGCGGACTCTTCGCGGCCAAACACGGTTTCGAGGTGACCCTCACCGACATTCACCCCGACGCCCTGCTCTTCACACAGATCAACATCCTCAAGAACGGACTGCAGGAACGCGCGCGTGTGGCCAGCGCCGATTTCACCCAAGACAGGCTCGGCCGACGCTTCGACATTGTGCTGGGCTCCGAAGTGCTCTACAAGGAAGACACATACCGGCCCCTGTGCAAGTTCCTGCTGGACCATGTGGCAGACACCTCCGAAGCCGAAATCGTGCTGGCCAAGGAGTTCACGCGCAAGGCCACCAAGTTCTTCAACCTCGCCGAGCGCGAGTTCAACATCAAGAGTCAGGACATCGGCTACAAGTCCGACACGCAGGCAGGCGATCAGGAAAAGCATCTGTGCACCATCTACCGCCTGTCGCCCAAAAAGATCACTCCCCCTCGAATTGGATAG
- a CDS encoding Rossmann-like domain-containing protein, with amino-acid sequence MPYEKPYENAQTSPSPARQARLLADILASACKGRPDMPVRAYVQGAHLLGLRSQGMGLCSRAARHDEPPAVELQTLPSSVKETAELLLGRSGEPDAAAFGMAAVNLLLPFPAEAATMKAQELIMAKGRGKRVAVVGHFPFVERMGQEFADFWVIEKELRPGDRPEHEAEELLPQADVVAMTGTTLLNGSCERLLRLCRPGAFTIMLGPSTPMSPCLFDWGLQALGGTRVSDPDLAVEGIQEGRTFKQLRGVEQIIWLK; translated from the coding sequence ATGCCCTACGAAAAGCCCTACGAAAACGCTCAAACATCTCCATCGCCCGCAAGGCAGGCTCGGTTGCTGGCCGACATCCTGGCCAGCGCCTGCAAGGGCCGGCCGGACATGCCCGTGCGCGCCTATGTTCAGGGCGCCCATCTGCTGGGCCTGCGCAGCCAGGGCATGGGCCTATGTTCCAGGGCAGCGCGACACGACGAGCCGCCAGCCGTGGAGCTGCAAACGCTGCCATCTTCAGTCAAGGAAACCGCCGAACTACTCCTGGGCCGCTCCGGCGAGCCGGATGCGGCAGCCTTCGGCATGGCTGCGGTGAACCTGCTTTTGCCGTTTCCCGCCGAGGCCGCAACGATGAAGGCCCAAGAGCTAATCATGGCTAAAGGACGTGGCAAGCGGGTGGCCGTGGTGGGACACTTCCCCTTCGTGGAGCGCATGGGCCAAGAATTCGCGGATTTCTGGGTCATTGAAAAGGAGCTTCGCCCTGGCGACAGGCCGGAGCACGAGGCCGAGGAGCTGCTGCCGCAGGCCGATGTGGTGGCCATGACGGGCACTACCCTGCTCAACGGCAGCTGCGAGAGATTGCTTCGGTTGTGCCGGCCCGGCGCATTCACGATCATGCTCGGGCCCAGCACGCCCATGTCTCCCTGCCTGTTCGATTGGGGCCTGCAAGCCCTTGGCGGCACGCGGGTCAGCGATCCCGACCTGGCGGTCGAAGGCATCCAGGAAGGCCGGACATTCAAACAACTGCGTGGCGTGGAACAGATCATCTGGCTGAAATAG
- a CDS encoding NFACT RNA binding domain-containing protein, producing MDAHIFRSLCIELGPALSGRRIEKIYSPAKSYWTLVLGARGGKRLLLFHPAKKDALLLLSGTKPQNPMSAPAEAMWFRKRISGRWLGQWQADWPGLRIAWELSPVPPDAPDQSRFLVLDMHAGMRLAGELEPSFGSEPSWPPLERALHDPDVWKEFPQLSPALRRRLKSQPERDVANFYASLAKQPANPIYVAYKNGTPTALHAWPQDEGQADSVQAFGSALEAAAAYGEPKFFAGLAHGESANDREAFKVRERRLRRGLERLEADRERLSRMTAQQSQAELLQAELYKHKSGPTPERITGRHPLHGEITVELNTRMSVTENMERLFQQVAKGRRGLAVVDQRRAQLGAELRGQAEGRVQASAEGKEALETKVDDRPLLSKRLRGLAVLIFTTSDGFRVLRGKNQEAGHKLLSQAASPFDLWFHAAHRPGAHVVLKRDYPAQEVPERSMREAAALAGLASGYAGEAKADVFCALVKDVRKIKGAALGLVRVEEMRQTLRVDLDPELPEKLKLALPL from the coding sequence ATGGACGCGCACATCTTCCGCTCCCTATGCATCGAACTTGGGCCTGCGCTCAGCGGCCGCCGTATAGAGAAGATATACAGTCCGGCCAAGAGCTACTGGACCCTCGTGCTCGGCGCCAGGGGCGGCAAGCGCCTGCTCCTGTTCCATCCGGCCAAGAAGGATGCCCTGCTTTTGTTGTCCGGGACAAAGCCGCAGAATCCCATGTCGGCTCCGGCCGAGGCCATGTGGTTCCGCAAGCGCATCTCGGGCCGCTGGCTGGGGCAATGGCAAGCTGATTGGCCCGGATTGCGCATTGCCTGGGAGCTGTCGCCCGTGCCTCCCGACGCTCCTGATCAAAGCCGTTTCCTGGTGCTGGATATGCACGCGGGCATGCGCTTGGCCGGGGAATTGGAGCCGTCTTTCGGCAGCGAGCCGTCTTGGCCGCCGCTTGAGCGGGCGCTGCATGATCCTGATGTCTGGAAAGAATTCCCCCAACTCTCCCCGGCGTTGCGCAGGCGGCTCAAATCCCAGCCCGAGCGCGATGTCGCGAACTTCTATGCCTCCCTTGCCAAGCAACCGGCCAATCCTATTTATGTAGCATACAAGAACGGGACGCCCACGGCCCTGCACGCATGGCCGCAAGACGAAGGTCAGGCGGATAGCGTCCAGGCCTTTGGGAGTGCGTTGGAAGCCGCGGCTGCCTATGGCGAGCCGAAATTCTTCGCTGGTCTGGCTCATGGCGAGTCGGCCAACGACAGGGAAGCCTTCAAGGTTCGCGAGCGCCGCTTGCGGCGCGGGCTGGAGCGCCTGGAGGCAGACCGGGAACGGCTTTCGCGCATGACGGCTCAACAATCCCAGGCTGAACTGCTCCAGGCCGAACTGTACAAGCACAAGTCTGGGCCCACTCCCGAGCGCATCACCGGCCGCCATCCGCTGCACGGCGAGATAACGGTGGAGTTGAACACGCGTATGAGCGTGACCGAGAACATGGAACGGCTCTTCCAACAGGTGGCCAAGGGCAGGCGTGGCCTGGCTGTTGTGGATCAGCGTCGGGCGCAGCTCGGCGCCGAACTGCGAGGCCAGGCCGAGGGACGGGTGCAGGCCTCTGCCGAGGGCAAGGAAGCCCTGGAAACCAAGGTCGACGACCGACCGTTACTGTCCAAACGTTTGCGCGGCCTGGCCGTGCTGATATTCACCACCAGCGACGGCTTCCGCGTGCTGCGCGGCAAGAATCAGGAAGCAGGCCACAAGCTGCTCAGTCAGGCGGCCAGCCCCTTCGACTTGTGGTTTCATGCCGCGCACAGGCCAGGGGCGCATGTGGTGCTCAAGCGCGACTATCCAGCCCAGGAAGTGCCGGAAAGGAGCATGCGCGAGGCTGCGGCGCTGGCCGGGCTGGCCAGCGGTTATGCCGGCGAGGCCAAGGCCGACGTGTTCTGTGCCCTGGTCAAGGACGTGCGCAAGATCAAAGGAGCGGCTTTGGGCCTGGTGCGTGTCGAGGAGATGCGCCAAACCCTGCGCGTGGACCTGGACCCTGAGTTGCCCGAGAAGCTCAAGCTTGCATTGCCCCTCTGA
- a CDS encoding PhoH family protein, with amino-acid sequence MNETARHIRRLEFDDCALASSLFGPHDSHVKLVSDLSGVSADTRGTSLVLRSDNESSLDAAANLMAQLYGLVKSGRQLSPQDVDQGWRIVSHDSEASLRSIFADIAIPVSRKRTITPKTPTQRAYLEAIREHDMVFGIGPAGTGKTYLAVAMAVAALNARKVKRLVLTRPAVEAGEKLGFLPGDLVEKVNPYLRPLYDALHDMLEFGKVQEMLETGIIEVAPLAFMRGRTLNDAFIILDEAQNTTIEQMKMFLTRLGFGSKVVVTGDVTQIDLPGKGSSGLIHARKVLAGIPGISMIAFQERDVIRHPLVGRIVNAYERHAHAIEEKS; translated from the coding sequence ATGAACGAAACCGCCCGCCACATACGGCGGCTAGAATTCGACGATTGCGCACTGGCCAGCAGCCTGTTCGGGCCGCATGACAGTCATGTCAAACTGGTCAGCGATCTGAGCGGCGTGTCCGCCGACACGCGTGGGACTTCCCTTGTTCTGCGCTCCGACAACGAGAGCAGCTTGGATGCGGCGGCCAACCTCATGGCCCAGTTGTACGGGCTGGTCAAATCCGGGCGTCAGCTTTCGCCCCAGGATGTCGACCAGGGCTGGCGCATTGTCTCCCACGATAGCGAGGCCAGTCTGCGCTCCATCTTCGCGGATATCGCAATCCCGGTTTCGCGCAAGCGCACGATCACGCCCAAGACGCCGACGCAGCGCGCATATCTGGAAGCCATCCGCGAGCATGACATGGTTTTCGGCATCGGCCCCGCGGGTACCGGCAAGACCTATCTGGCGGTTGCCATGGCCGTGGCCGCGCTCAACGCACGCAAGGTCAAACGGCTGGTGCTCACCCGGCCCGCGGTTGAAGCCGGCGAGAAGCTGGGCTTCCTCCCCGGCGACCTGGTGGAGAAGGTCAATCCTTATCTCCGGCCGTTGTACGACGCCTTGCACGACATGCTCGAGTTCGGCAAAGTACAGGAGATGCTGGAAACTGGCATCATCGAGGTGGCTCCGCTCGCGTTCATGCGCGGCAGGACCCTCAACGACGCCTTCATCATACTGGATGAGGCCCAGAACACCACCATCGAGCAGATGAAAATGTTTCTGACCCGGCTCGGGTTCGGCTCCAAGGTCGTGGTCACGGGCGACGTGACGCAGATCGACCTGCCGGGAAAGGGCAGCTCGGGACTCATTCACGCCCGCAAGGTGCTTGCAGGCATTCCGGGCATAAGCATGATCGCCTTCCAGGAGCGGGATGTCATCAGACATCCATTGGTAGGCCGGATCGTCAACGCCTATGAGCGCCATGCGCACGCAATCGAAGAAAAAAGCTAA
- the dksA gene encoding RNA polymerase-binding protein DksA has translation MDPKDIEFFRKHLSDMLNDIVKQGDETIEDMTDTVEVYADPADRATAESDRAFTLRLRDRERRLIKKIKEAIQRIDDGSYGICEECGEDISVPRLKARPVTTLCIHCKSKQEEDEHQRAESASS, from the coding sequence ATGGACCCCAAGGACATTGAGTTCTTTCGCAAGCACTTGAGCGACATGCTGAACGATATCGTCAAGCAGGGTGACGAGACCATCGAGGATATGACTGATACAGTCGAGGTCTATGCCGATCCTGCCGACCGGGCCACCGCCGAGTCCGACCGGGCCTTCACCCTCCGGCTGCGCGACCGCGAGCGCCGGTTGATCAAAAAGATTAAAGAAGCCATTCAGCGTATAGACGATGGTTCCTATGGCATCTGCGAGGAGTGCGGCGAAGACATCAGCGTGCCGCGGCTCAAGGCTCGGCCCGTGACCACTCTGTGCATCCACTGCAAGAGCAAGCAGGAGGAAGATGAGCATCAGCGTGCCGAATCGGCGTCTTCATAG
- a CDS encoding glycosyltransferase yields the protein MRIMQVVNIHPYNVAAWYALTLSRLLQQAGHEVLVIALPDSPSSRMAQKMGLRVESLELNTLNPLAVPGLYLRMRRLVRSFSPHIINCHRGEAFLLWGLLRKEFKSFRLVRTRGVQNLPQDNLPNSILHRRVADAIIVTNSSIGAHFRNLLQVPKDKLWVICGGVDTQHFRFDPEGRRRVRAEFGYTDQDFVIGLIGRFKESKGQREIIRSVASLRHDFDLHHIRLLLIGHSDALDEGRIRAWISGHGIERITAISGVREDIPACISALDAAAIPSTQSEAIARTALELMACGCPTVASAIGALPDLFSAKALIPAGDVPALTVTLARLAKHEHIRHGLRQDQLSTVSQLTENDFLLQTLTVYESLLS from the coding sequence ATGCGCATCATGCAAGTTGTCAATATCCACCCATACAACGTTGCGGCATGGTATGCGTTGACGCTGAGCCGATTGTTGCAGCAGGCCGGCCATGAAGTCCTGGTCATCGCCCTGCCGGATTCCCCATCCAGCCGCATGGCCCAGAAGATGGGCTTGCGAGTGGAATCCCTGGAGTTGAACACGCTCAATCCGCTTGCCGTGCCTGGCCTTTACTTACGCATGCGCCGTCTGGTTCGCTCGTTCTCGCCGCACATTATCAATTGCCATCGCGGCGAAGCCTTCCTGCTCTGGGGTCTGCTGCGCAAGGAATTCAAAAGCTTCAGATTGGTACGCACCCGGGGCGTGCAAAACCTGCCCCAAGACAATCTTCCCAATAGCATCCTACACCGCCGGGTGGCCGACGCGATTATCGTGACCAATTCTAGCATTGGCGCCCACTTCCGGAATCTGCTGCAAGTGCCCAAGGACAAGCTTTGGGTCATCTGCGGTGGAGTGGACACACAACATTTTCGCTTCGACCCCGAGGGGCGGCGCAGAGTCAGGGCCGAGTTCGGCTACACGGACCAGGACTTCGTCATTGGCCTTATAGGGCGTTTCAAGGAATCCAAAGGCCAAAGGGAGATTATCCGCAGCGTTGCCTCGCTGCGTCACGATTTCGACCTGCACCACATCCGGCTCTTGCTTATCGGCCATTCGGATGCCCTTGACGAAGGCCGGATAAGAGCTTGGATTTCCGGACACGGCATTGAACGGATCACGGCCATAAGCGGTGTGCGGGAGGACATTCCTGCCTGCATCTCGGCGCTTGATGCCGCGGCGATTCCCTCCACGCAGTCCGAAGCCATTGCAAGAACGGCCCTGGAGCTCATGGCCTGCGGGTGTCCCACCGTGGCCAGCGCCATCGGCGCCCTGCCGGATCTGTTTTCAGCCAAGGCCCTGATTCCGGCGGGAGATGTACCCGCTCTGACCGTAACTCTGGCTCGCCTGGCCAAACATGAACACATCCGTCACGGGTTGCGGCAGGATCAGCTTTCTACTGTTTCCCAACTCACGGAAAACGATTTCCTCCTGCAGACCTTGACCGTTTACGAGAGCCTGCTGAGCTGA